Proteins encoded in a region of the Cyanobacteriota bacterium genome:
- a CDS encoding nitrate ABC transporter ATP-binding protein (This model describes the ATP binding subunits of ATP-binding cassette (ABC) transporters for nitrate transport, or for bicarbonate transport, in bacteria and archaea.) yields MTQTTIAPPKQKADISLDAFLTIENVSKVYPTPKGPYTVLEGIDLTVAEGEFICVIGHSGCGKSTLLNMVSGFTQPTNGSVRLRGKPITKPGPDRMVVFQNYALLPWLTVFENVYLAVDSVYPHKSLPEKRAIVRDHLALVGLTEAAEKKPPQISGGMKQRVSIARALAIRPELLILDEPFGALDAITKEELQEELLKIWNDHRCTVLMITHDIDEALFLADRLVMMTNGPAAKIGEIMTIPFPRPRDRARIMEDPEYYDLRNYALDFLYNRFAHDDVE; encoded by the coding sequence ATGACTCAAACAACTATTGCACCGCCCAAACAAAAGGCTGATATTAGCCTTGATGCCTTCTTGACCATCGAAAACGTCTCTAAGGTTTATCCCACCCCCAAAGGTCCCTACACTGTTCTAGAGGGTATTGACCTCACTGTTGCTGAAGGGGAATTTATCTGCGTCATTGGCCACTCTGGCTGCGGTAAATCCACCTTGTTGAATATGGTGTCAGGGTTTACCCAACCCACCAATGGTTCTGTACGTCTACGAGGTAAACCGATTACTAAACCCGGCCCCGATCGCATGGTGGTGTTCCAAAACTATGCCCTCTTGCCGTGGTTAACAGTGTTCGAGAATGTCTACCTTGCTGTGGATTCCGTCTATCCCCACAAATCTCTGCCAGAAAAGCGAGCGATTGTCCGTGACCACTTAGCACTAGTGGGTTTGACCGAAGCCGCTGAGAAAAAACCTCCTCAGATCTCTGGTGGTATGAAGCAACGGGTCTCCATTGCCCGTGCCCTAGCCATCCGCCCAGAACTCCTCATCTTGGATGAACCCTTTGGTGCCCTAGATGCCATCACCAAGGAAGAACTTCAAGAGGAACTGCTGAAAATCTGGAACGACCACCGCTGCACAGTGTTGATGATCACCCACGACATCGACGAGGCACTGTTTCTCGCCGATCGCCTCGTGATGATGACTAATGGGCCTGCTGCTAAGATTGGGGAAATTATGACTATTCCCTTCCCCCGTCCCCGCGATCGTGCCCGGATCATGGAAGATCCAGAATACTATGACCTGCGGAACTATGCTCTAGACTTCCTCTATAACCGCTTTGCCCACGACGATGTAGAGTAA